In the genome of Oncorhynchus clarkii lewisi isolate Uvic-CL-2024 chromosome 4, UVic_Ocla_1.0, whole genome shotgun sequence, one region contains:
- the LOC139407433 gene encoding L-threonine 3-dehydrogenase, mitochondrial-like, whose product MPFIRAFSKVAKQALLSPGCGCQPITVAVRSISFSPRQVTSDASFHSVSFSETDHPKVLITGGLGQLGVGLATMLRKRFGNNNVILSDIRKPPSHIFHSGPFIYSDILDYKNLREIVVNNRITWLVHYSALLSAVGESNVALARDVNITGLHNVLDIAAEHGLRLFVPSTIGAFGPTSPRNPTPDLCVQRPRTIYGVSKVHAELMGEYYHHRYGLDFRCLRYPGIISADSQPGGGTTDYAVAIFHDAVKTGKFECNLKPDTRLPMMYIDDCLRATVEMMEAPADTLSMRTYNINAMSFSPEELAQEVQKQLPDLEVTYDIDQVRQAIADSWPMNFDDSNARNDWGWKHDYDLPELVQTMLNYIGSDSRIAKAN is encoded by the exons ATGCCTTTTATCAGAGCATTCAGCAAGGTGGCTAAGCAGGCCCTCCTGAGCCCAGGAtgtggctgtcagccaatcacagTGGCCGTACGGAGCATCAGCTTCTCACCTCGCCAGGTCACCTCAGACGCCAGTTTCCACTCCGTGTCCTTCTCCGAGACGGACCACCCCAAGGTGCTCATCACAG gtGGCCTTGGACAGTTGGGCGTAGGGCTGGCTACAATGTTGAG GAAGCGGTTCGGAAACAACAACGTGATCCTGTCGGACATCAGGAAGCCTCCAAGTCACATCTTTCACAGCG gacCCTTCATCTACTCTGACATCCTGGACTATAAAAACCTTCGTGAGATCGTTGTCAACAACCGCATCACCTGGTTGGTTCATTACAGTGCCCTGCTCAGTGCCGTGGGAGAGTCCAATGTCGCTCTGGCACGGGACGTCAACATCACTG GGCTCCACAACGTCCTGGACATTGCAGCGGAGCACGGCCTGCGTCTGTTCGTCCCCAGCACCATCGGAGCTTTCGGGCCCACCTCTCCCCGGAACCCGACCCCTGACCTCTGTGTCCAGAGACCCAGAACCATCTATGGGGTCTCCAAAGTCCACGCAGAGCTcatgggagag TACTACCACCACCGCTACGGCCTTGACTTCCGCTGTCTGCGCTACCCAGGCATCATCTCTGCTGACTCGCAGCCTGGAGGAGGAACGACAG ACTACGCGGTAGCCATCTTTCACGACGCTGTAAAGACGGGGAAGTTTGAGTGCAACCTGAAGCCAGACACGCGGCTGCCCATGATGTACATCGACGACTGTCTGCGTGCCACCGTGGAGATGATGGAAGCGCCCGCAGACACACTCTCCATGAGGACCTATAACATCAACGCCATGAGCTTTTCCCCTGAAGAGCTGGCTCAGGAGGTCCAGAAACAGCTGCCGGACCTGGAGGTCACCTACGACATCGACCAAGTCAGACAGGCCATCG CCGACAGCTGGCCAATGAACTTTGACGACTCTAACGCGCGGAACGACTGGGGCTGGAAACACGACTACGACCTCCCGGAGCTCGTCCAGACCATGCTCAAC